AGATGATGACGAAGTGCTGGACGCCAAGTACGAGGCCGAAGAAAGTGAGGCAGATGAAGACATCAATAACACAACACAAAGCATGACAAAAGCGGAATTAACGTTAATGTTGTGCAGCGGCGATAATAAAGAAATTCTGGATCATACGATGCCTATTGTGCAGGAGCATGAGCGTAAGTGGAAGGAGGCTGGCCTGGATCGCATATTGAACACATTCGACTCGGAGCAGATTGAGCAGCATGTGGGCAACTGGCTGAGACGACACAATAGCACATATTGTGAGAGCACACTGCTACAGACGACACTGCCTAAGACGCACCACAAACGCAATCAAATATATACCACAAGTGACAGCGAGCAGAGCGATGATAAGGCCATGGAGACGGCACGTTACATATGCAAACGGAGCAGCAAGTGTCAAAGTCCCAGGACAACAATTAAGATGTATCGCAGTCAGCCACGAAAACGTGTCGAAATGCGGGCCAAATACGCCTGCCAGGAGTTCGATGAGGATCATCAACATATGCAGTCGGTAATATCACGGCGGAAACAGCTACACCGACGGCAGCGGGAACATGAGCTTATATATCATACAAGTCCGAGACATTATCCATACAAGCGTCGCAATCTTTCCCGTTTCTGTCACTCAGCATCTTCCAGTGGGGATGAACTTGCTCCCAGTCGCTGTGCCTGTAGTCCATGTGCTAGTAGTGCCATCTCCAAGACTGCCTATCCATACTATACATATCATAGCTATCACAGTCGCGGTCACAGTCGCActcacagtcacagtcgcactcacagtcacagtcacagctATCGTGACTATGATAAACGCTTGGAATTGGGTTCCAGATCAATGGCTAGCTTGGTGCACTTCAAGCGCAGTGTGCGTCAGTTGAGACGTCAACATGCTTTTGAGGAGGATCTGCGTCCAAGATTGGTAGAGAACAAAtgcagctgttgcaacaaTGATCGACTGTGCTCCAATGTGGTGCACATTGCCAATAGCTCCACAGAGGATTGGGTGGTGGAGAACAAGAGCAGTCCCGATCCACCGCAGTTTGAAACGCCCAAGAGATGCAAGGCAGCTTCTTTAAGTCGTCCCAAGTCACTGCAGAAAAAGATGCAGGAGAAGCTGTTGAAAAATCAAACAAGTTCGATACCCAAAAAGACACCAGCTAAAACCATAAATTTAACAGAAGaagataaagaaaatttaagggaagtaaactttaatattCCGAAATCGTTGCCGAAAACTAAAGCAGCTGTAACATTCTCAAATGTAGTACCTACATCATCTAAATCGCTGTCGAGCAACAAGAAGCCTAATCTTAAAGCCACTTCCTCGAAATCTACAACTTTGTCTGAAGTCAGTAACGAATCGAAAAGTGTCAAAGAACTTTCTACAAAAACCGTAGAGCCAACTTTCTCGAAATCTACAACTGCGGCCAGTGCCAAAAAGGGAAAATTGCTTCCAACTTTATCTGAAACCAGTaaagaatcgaaaaatatcaaggAATCAATTGTTAAACCTGATATTAGCAAGGAGACTAAACCGAAAAAGACAGCAACTAAATCTGCAAAGAAATTGACCAAAAGTAAGCGAGTTGAAAGTAAAAACTCCGAGGAGCAAACTGAAGTTATACCGAAATCTACAACTGCTTCAATTGAAAAACAGGAAAAGTCGCTACAAACTATTTCTAGTTTAGCTAAAATCAGTAGGGAATCCAAAAACGAAACACTTAAAGATGATATCAGCAAAGAGactaaacaaaagaaaaaaacaactaaatcTGCAAAGAAATTGACCAAAAGTTCACGGATTGATAGAAACAACTCCGAGGAGCAAACTGACGCTAGGTTGAATGTAACTCAGAGTAGAAAGCGAACTCAAATAATTGAATCATCTGAATCAGACGATGATTTAAAACAAGCCCTGGCAATATCGAGAGAAACTTATGtgatggaaatggaaaaactGAAGATAGACGCAGAAtctcaaaagataaataagtCGGCTACAGACTCACCACAGCTACCAGAGCAATCAATGTTTAACAACCACagtgtggcatgcaactcAACGGCACTCACCAATGACACCGCATGCGGTCGAGCACTTCAACccaaaaaaatgataaaatccCAACAGCCCGTTGTCGTCGCCAGCTCCTCGAATATTGTAATCGATCTATGTAGCTCCGCTAGTTTCAGTAATCAGCCGGAAGGTGATGCTGACTGTACCATGGTTACTTCAACAACAGGTTGCGAAGCCGGTGCATCTGTTCCAGATCCAATAATTGCAACCGAAAAACCACATTTAAAAATCTCGAAAAAGGGTGTTCTATTGTATGAACCGTCACAATTATCCACAGGAACTGGACAGAATCAGAGCATTAGCTCGAGCAATAACAGTGCAAACTTTACGCTTACGGAACAGATTTTAAGTCCTATTATTGGAGAACGTAAGGCACGCAAGTTCCTTAAATACTACACAGGCAGTTGCAGCTTTGACAGTCGCTACTCTGTTTATTATCGTCCGCCGGCAAGGCTCTTGGCTGCCTTGAGCAGCGGTACCAAATCCCTTGATTTGGATTCCTCCAGTTCCAGCGGGAGTGAAGATGACGTCTTTGAGATTGTTGCGCGTTATGGAGTAATTCACACTGTGCTAGAGAAGACCAGCGAGaactgatatatatatataattataagatTTGTTATGCAAAGTAAAAGACAAAACCAGTTTCAATGTGTAtgaagttttatataaaacaaatttgtgtttataattaaaaaaaaaaataatgttctaaatatagttattagtaataaacttaatttttaaaattttttttatatcttttttaaacatgtttatttggtttatatttgtaaaattacaaatttaacagCCAACTGGTTTCGCATCGACTTTTATTAACATGGTCGGCTGCGTTGCTCATAGGTTGTTCAACGATGTTTTATACTTGTAAGTATTATGCCGCTCTGCTCGCAAGTGCCCGGCTAGCTCAGTCGGTAGAGCATGAGACTCTTAATCTCAGGGTCGTGGGTTCGAGCCCCACGTTGggcgaaattaaattttttgtttttgttatttttaaataaaaaaaatattaatgtgtAACAACTGTTCCACGAAAGtggattttatttaacttaaataaatttgttgccaattcaaaaatataaaagtaaggTCTAGGATACCAAGGTTCTACCGAGATTTGAACTCGGATCGCTGGATTCAAAGTCCAGAGTGCTAACCATTACACCATAGAACCGTGTTGACTCCCCAGCGCTTAgcgaaataaatttacattggTACCATGagcgcattaaaaaaaataaattaaatattcgattatttaactaaaaagtATTTCTGGGCTAAATTCTAgcttaaaaagaatataattatcaattaaaaatgacataaatgtgcaagaaaaaaaattatattttgtattttcatacAGGTTCTACCGAGATTTGAACTCGGATCGCTGGATTCAAAGTCCAGAGTGCTAACCATTACACCATAGAACCTCGTTAGAGAACGCTTGCTAAAACatacttttcttatttttagcatACTTATAGTGTTGTACAATCAATTTTGGTATGCAGTTGACACATGTTTTGTGTTATGGTATGGCGCgccatttgaatttttacagtataaatttaaatttatctaaaatttattaatttgcaataaCAGAATAATGTCTGTGTATAAGataaaagaaatatcaaaaaaaaagcaaaacatttgagtgtttatatttgatattcgTTGTCAAGCAACAATAATTAGAATGTTTAATCAATAACACAGAGaaacttaaattgaaaacaactTGAACGTGTCAACTTTGCCTTACATATTATTCTTTTgtgaaaatttgattattaacATGGAGAAAAGCAAATCTCTTTTGGAGAAATACGAAATTCCTGTGGGTCATCTGGATTTCGCTTACGTGGAAAAGTGCGAAAATGCACGTGAAATGGAAAAAATCGTCAAGATACTGCGTTCCGGCGAAGAGGGCTACTTTCCGGATCTGACTCGTTGTGCCGAAGAAAAACTAAAGCAGTTAAAGCCTGAAAGCAAATTGTTTCGCTACGAGGAGGCAATACGTAATAGCAGTGTTCTGGATAAGCAGGAACTAAAGCCGATATATGCAAGTATCTTGAGAGTATTAGTGGGATAATTAACTAATATAGCTGTTACCTTCTTTAAACAGGATTGGACTAATGATATAAAGACCAAGGATATCGCTCTAAATGAGCTAAAAGAAGAGGAAAATGTAGTATTAGAGGATTTGCCGGCCATGCGAATTCCAAGTAAGATTGATATTGACAAACAGGAAGATGTTCCAAAGCCCAAATCAGACTCAAAGCCGGATGTGCAGTCAAAAGTGAAATCAAACGATCAGCGAATTAAGTCAACGGATTACAACAAATGGGACAAGTATGATCCGGATGAAGAAATTCTACGCATGGATCTGGAAGAGGAACGTACCAAGGAGCAGGCACAAATCAAGACCCGTCAAGTGAAAACAACTCCAAAAGAAGAACATATTAAAATCTGTGAGCAATCTGCTGAGGAGCAGCGTCTTCAGTGCCAACTAAAGAAACTTAGTCAACTAGAGCGGGAACAGTATGGTGAAAAGTGAGTAGctctttatatatacttatttattaaacttcaTTTAAGAGcagttgatttttaataaaattaaaaactaaaatttaaagctgAATCTATTATCTCATGCCAGGTATCGTCTTCGAGGCAATGAGTACTTTAATGCCAAGGAGTATAATAATGCCATAAATGAATATACTCGCTCTATAGTTTACAATCCGGAGCATGCTGCCCGTTCCTATAACAATCGTGCCTTATGTCGTGAgtaatcaatttttaacatttcactgtcaaattttaagttcttaacttaacttatatttaaaacaaatttattaaatttaatatcgcttgtcacaaaattgtatattttaaactgTGTGTATTGAATATGCTTTTGGTACTAGACTTTTATCTCGtgtatatgtttttgtttttaatggaAAATTTCCTTAATTCCTCTATAGATATAAAGCTACAGAATTATATCGCGGCTATAGATGATTGTGATGAGTGTCTGAAACTGGAACCGGACAATTTGAAAGCTCTACTTCGTTTGGCCGATGCCAATTATTCTCAAGGACGACGTCGTGAGGTAAGTCGAAATCTCTTTCTGATTTCTTGATCTTAAAAGTCTTTATCTTTACAGTCCTATGGCGTTTATCAACGTGTGCTGGAAATTGATTCCAATAATACTACTGCACTTAAGTCGTTGGAACAGCTACGTTCACAGCTGGGAGAGCTCGCTCCTGCTCATGCCACACGCATGGTCATTGAGGAGCTGCAGTCGGAGAAGCCAGCCGACAAGAAAACTCTAAAGGAAAAGCCAAAGGCAGTTGTAAAAGCCGTCCAACCAGTGAAACCTAAGGAATATGATCTGGCCGAGTTGGTAAAACCGAACCGTGtggttaaaagtaaaatagtAAGCGCTGCTGAAGCTCTGGGTGGTCAACTAAAGGGAAGTCATCCCACTGGTAACCCACAGAAGAAGCAGCTGCCTCTCATGATGCAGGAGATGTCCTCGCCACAGCCAGCTCTGCGTCTGCCacacaccaacaacaataaatctGGCAACAACAAGCTGCTCATtcaagaaatataattaactaGATGTTTGTCAAGAAATACAAGTATTATTAAAAgactttattattgtttattcataagtatatttttaacaaagttatgaaatctTGAAGAtggtcaaacctttgacctaggaactttaaaagtcaaaatttttgtacaattttccatgattttttacaaaaaaattaacagtgTCGGAGTCAAGGTTAAAGTGTtggtttatactaattacgatatcaggagttaattaaagtgaaaacttgtgatttgaaattttgaattttcaaaattacaaaggggggacccttagcaccGAAATCGAGATCTAGATTATTGAAATCCTCTATGGTTTCCGGCGTAATTTCCACCTGAATTGAGTATTGTGTATTATAAAGTTTCCCAGAATTGCCTGtcaagttattttaaaaaaaaaggtagagtggaaaaataaaaaatatgtagcaAATCAAGATCAAGATTTGTTTTCTAGTagattttgtaaatataattacttatcattaatttaaagcttatgaTTTTCTTGTAAATGAGTACATTTGAAAGTTGTATCGGATATTTTTTGAAGTTTGGGAAACTATCTGCTTGATGTGAAACTCAAGATGTAATTGAGTAATATATCGATGTATTGTAACTGTATCGATGGTGTCTATCGAAATGTGCATCCACAAACCTAGATCAAGTTCGATGACTGGCTGTTACAATAAAACTCTTTAACAACTTGAAAAACTGGTTTTATTCACGAAACACATTTGCATTTCTTATCTGCATTCCATTTGCCATTTCTTGGAACTGAGGTGCGCAACGATAAGAGTTCAAATACGCTATCGTCTGCTTAAGTGCttcaatatttgtattacaaTGACTTTCTTTAAACGTTTTGTAAACGACTTTCAATTGATATTCCAATCGGCAAGTACCCTGTAAGTCAATACACAAAACGATCAAGACGTCGGCAAAACTTTCATTTATATACCAACTTTGCACTTACattaactatatacatatattagcaatatattttttaagaacaaaCTTTTTACCGTTGAGTTGTTATGACAACAAGCAGCACGAAGGAAATACTATACAGTATAGTtctatagctgccataggaacgatcttTCTTACGatttcttaaccaaacttaagAGATATTTcctagatatttttaaaagtggtATCATTATATCAGAATGCTGTCATAGGAAAGATCagagtaaaatttaatatttgtattaacataattttcaagacaataaacttttatttatttaaataaatgatgtATTTTCTGGCTAATACTTACTTTGGTTCGATATTCATTGTtcagctaaaaataaacagagaTATTTAAGAACTTACCGTGTGAGgtgaaaagaaaatatgtcTATACTTATCAAGATCAAAAAGTATtgtattaaatgcatttaaaatggtatatgtatataaaacaaacacgaaaatataaaatatttataaaataatattaatattgataaaatggTTATTCATctcaagtaaaatataaattattttgagaGCAGACCTTGAATATAGCGTCCAATAATTAGGAATGGTCGTTGCTCGTAGTCCGCTTTGGTTTCCGGTGTTATTTCCACCTGAAAGAAGTATTATGTATAATGAAAATGATGTTCAGTTAAAATATGTGGAACTCACCTGATCACCGTTTAGACGATTTATGAGTGTTACACAAACGTCAGCAGCTTTGACCCCAACTTGTTGAGTCATCGAAGCGAACATTGTTGCCTCCATTTCGATGTTGCGTATGCCGAGATTATGGCATTTTTGAAGGAATTCCATCTTGGCGGCTTCGTCGTATTCACAAACGGCACCATCTGTGCGTCCTTGACCTAAGTAAGGAATAAAAGATGAGTTAAGAGTGTACAGACAGATTTACTTGAAAACTTGCCCTCATAGAAACAGTCTGTGGACATGGTATTTGCACTTATGGTCTCGAAATTGTCTCCACTTAAGTTTCCATATGCTAAGATATCCTTGATGAGATCGTCGGCAAAACTCGCAGGTCGCACAACACGTTTTCCCAGAATTGGCTAAGATcgataataaaaagaaagttaaGTGGCAAGTGTAGACAGTGCAGGTAGTCAATATGTACTTACGATCTCATGCTCGTTGCGCAGGTAACCGTTGTAGGCATCCTTGGTGACCACAACGGTGCCTGGTGGCACTCCAACACCACCACATGTGCCGATCCTTATGAATTTGGGATCCGGGCACTTGGCATACATCACCAGCTTGAGCAGCTCGTGCAGCACGACTGAAAATGTTGAGGATCCTACTCCATGACTGACACACAGCACGGGACCCACTTTGTATACGGCGTAACGATGTCCCGCCGCAGCCAAATCCACGGGTTCGCCATCGTCCGACACAGCCACTATTTTGCGCAAATATATGGCCAGATCTCGCATACGTGAGCTGGTGCCACCCATGCATAGCACCTGAAAATATAGTTCgctaatgaaatatttaaatgtttatataaccAAATATACCGAGAACATACCCTAACATCGCCAAATCGCTGTTGAATATCGCTAGTATCGGCGGTATTGGGCACATTGATGGCCAAGTGGTACAAAAAGTCTGAGCTCATTCCACTCAAATTGGGGTTCTTTAGTTCAACgctgaattttcgaaaaaaattaaaaatattacattattatttactttgaattAGATGTATTCTAGCTTTCCCGATCTTCTTACCTCTTCGACATATTGGATAGTTCTTCTGTGtaactgttttaaaaaaaatgtagccagaaaatttaatattagtcttattatttaaagttgctgattttcattaaatgtgAAGCGAGcgacattttattataagtggccatagaaaattttattcaaaatgtacACTTTTTTCTACTATTTCTTCAACTTTATTTCTGAACAGTTTCACTAggcatataataaaattttctatcttttatttttctgtcgttttttaacttttaagcacattaaatatttttcaaaattatcttgtaatgcatttgaaatttttaacgGATATTTCTGACAGTGCTATTTTCGAACTGTTTGCTACGAAACTGAAGATGTAATTGATTAATGTATCGATGTATTGAAACTCTATCGATTATGTCCACCGCCATGTGCTTTTCCAAACCAAGTGTAGCATATCTACCCTACCATTATCATAAATCAAGGGGTATCCCTTAATACATTGTGACACGTAgtcataataaaaacaaacataagaTAAACATTCCAGCGCACAAGCAATACGATCCATCGTTTATATACAAGCCGATCGCTGCGCGTGAGAATGCTGAGCATGCACTTTGCAGCTCAAGTGGTCATGCCTtctgcataaatattaataagtattgcattacaaaattaataagtaaataagttGATAAAGCTATAGAATTCGCGCTCTCGACGACGGCAACACTTTTATTAGCTTTATCTTTATATACGAACTTTCGCagtatgttatatatatttatattaatatacaaaCTGTATATATTGACAATATATTTTGCTTTGTAGTACGAATGCTGTGCCGCTGACTTGTGATCACGACGAACAAATGCGAATAACTGACTGATCGCACTGTTTGCTGATGTTTTATATGACAGTGCTATACAGTGGAAATTGTGCTTAAAATagtatgtaaaaaatataagtttttaattattaagaaGGCATGGCAGAccttattatgtatatattttttaatcagaTTGACGACATTATTCGGTATAGGCGATAATATATTGTtaagttcaattaaatttacaagtgaatttattcacaaaaaaaattgattcaCCATCTCATATGTACGTAGAGCTGTcggatatttaattttgtattaaattctttttcaagGTAGCATacataatttaactaaattaaataaacgttgcccttttttttttaaaaaaattgcgcAGATTCTTTGTTGCATagagtgttatacattttacgtaAAAATATCTCTGTTTCTTAACTAAGACCCgtattaaacattttgacCTTAACTTTACcttatattaaaacttttcgGTTACTACAGTGTGCTAAATTTTCGGCGTAACGAATCcaacatttcttttatttaaagaccGATAAGGAGTGCAAAGTTAATAGAGATAACGACCAATAATTTAAAGTCATTTTTATTAAGCTAAAGGCAAGTGTAACcgtgtaaaaaattatttaatctattttgacaatatttatttgtgacAGCTTATCTTATAGACGAGTATTTCAACGAGTATGTCaacttaaaatacaaatttatataatatgatgataatgattattagGTCATTCGGTAGGTTGTGTCTGATCCCCACCAGCGCAATCACAAGTATCCTCATCAGTGCAATCCTCACTATAGAGCACTTTTCGCATATAGCGACCTACTAGAATTTGTGGTCTTGAATTCCATTCAGTGAGTCTCTCTTCGGGCGCGCTTATCTATTGGATAGA
The genomic region above belongs to Drosophila innubila isolate TH190305 chromosome 3R unlocalized genomic scaffold, UK_Dinn_1.0 2_E_3R, whole genome shotgun sequence and contains:
- the LOC117791942 gene encoding uncharacterized protein LOC117791942, with protein sequence MSHLFDEEVLESLTYERSKIWSSFLSIYEEKEDGREIDVANLEEIFKDEDDDEVLDAKYEAEESEADEDINNTTQSMTKAELTLMLCSGDNKEILDHTMPIVQEHERKWKEAGLDRILNTFDSEQIEQHVGNWLRRHNSTYCESTLLQTTLPKTHHKRNQIYTTSDSEQSDDKAMETARYICKRSSKCQSPRTTIKMYRSQPRKRVEMRAKYACQEFDEDHQHMQSVISRRKQLHRRQREHELIYHTSPRHYPYKRRNLSRFCHSASSSGDELAPSRCACSPCASSAISKTAYPYYTYHSYHSRGHSRTHSHSRTHSHSHSYRDYDKRLELGSRSMASLVHFKRSVRQLRRQHAFEEDLRPRLVENKCSCCNNDRLCSNVVHIANSSTEDWVVENKSSPDPPQFETPKRCKAASLSRPKSLQKKMQEKLLKNQTSSIPKKTPAKTINLTEEDKENLREVNFNIPKSLPKTKAAVTFSNVVPTSSKSLSSNKKPNLKATSSKSTTLSEVSNESKSVKELSTKTVEPTFSKSTTAASAKKGKLLPTLSETSKESKNIKESIVKPDISKETKPKKTATKSAKKLTKSKRVESKNSEEQTEVIPKSTTASIEKQEKSLQTISSLAKISRESKNETLKDDISKETKQKKKTTKSAKKLTKSSRIDRNNSEEQTDARLNVTQSRKRTQIIESSESDDDLKQALAISRETYVMEMEKLKIDAESQKINKSATDSPQLPEQSMFNNHSVACNSTALTNDTACGRALQPKKMIKSQQPVVVASSSNIVIDLCSSASFSNQPEGDADCTMVTSTTGCEAGASVPDPIIATEKPHLKISKKGVLLYEPSQLSTGTGQNQSISSSNNSANFTLTEQILSPIIGERKARKFLKYYTGSCSFDSRYSVYYRPPARLLAALSSGTKSLDLDSSSSSGSEDDVFEIVARYGVIHTVLEKTSEN
- the LOC117792827 gene encoding sperm-associated antigen 1 — encoded protein: TLPYILFFCENLIINMEKSKSLLEKYEIPVGHLDFAYVEKCENAREMEKIVKILRSGEEGYFPDLTRCAEEKLKQLKPESKLFRYEEAIRNSSVLDKQELKPIYDWTNDIKTKDIALNELKEEENVVLEDLPAMRIPSKIDIDKQEDVPKPKSDSKPDVQSKVKSNDQRIKSTDYNKWDKYDPDEEILRMDLEEERTKEQAQIKTRQVKTTPKEEHIKICEQSAEEQRLQCQLKKLSQLEREQYGEKYRLRGNEYFNAKEYNNAINEYTRSIVYNPEHAARSYNNRALCHIKLQNYIAAIDDCDECLKLEPDNLKALLRLADANYSQGRRRESYGVYQRVLEIDSNNTTALKSLEQLRSQLGELAPAHATRMVIEELQSEKPADKKTLKEKPKAVVKAVQPVKPKEYDLAELVKPNRVVKSKIVSAAEALGGQLKGSHPTGNPQKKQLPLMMQEMSSPQPALRLPHTNNNKSGNNKLLIQEI
- the LOC117792110 gene encoding uridine phosphorylase 1, giving the protein MSKSVELKNPNLSGMSSDFLYHLAINVPNTADTSDIQQRFGDVRVLCMGGTSSRMRDLAIYLRKIVAVSDDGEPVDLAAAGHRYAVYKVGPVLCVSHGVGSSTFSVVLHELLKLVMYAKCPDPKFIRIGTCGGVGVPPGTVVVTKDAYNGYLRNEHEIPILGKRVVRPASFADDLIKDILAYGNLSGDNFETISANTMSTDCFYEGQGRTDGAVCEYDEAAKMEFLQKCHNLGIRNIEMEATMFASMTQQVGVKAADVCVTLINRLNGDQVEITPETKADYEQRPFLIIGRYIQGLLSK